CATCTTGGTCATACATGATATTTTGCACATCGCGAAATGTGCTGTTCGCTGGTATGAATACTGTTTGAGGCTGTTTGCTCACTAGTATGTTAGGTCCAGTAAACATTTGATAAAAATAAAATATAAATGACGAACCTAATGTCGCGAACACTATCAACGCAATAACGAATATTTTCCTTTTTTCCATAGTACACAAAAATAAGCAATAATTCACAATCCTTGAAAATATGCTTTGGATTCATATACAACAACGCATCCTTTTGTAGTGAATTATATGTAAATTGGCAAGAATACTAAACAAATAGCATATGGCAGCTGAATTCGTAAAACTCTACCCGGACAATCCTCAAGAAAAAATAATCGAAAAGGTTAGCAATACGTTGAAAAGCGGAGGAGTAGTCATCTATCCAACAGATACTGTTTACGCGATTGGCTGCGATATTTTCAATAGCAAAGCCATAGAGAAAGTAGCTCAAATCAAAAATATGAAGGCAAAGGAAGCCGAATTTTCTTTTATCTGCTTCGATCTAAGCGACATATCTCAATATGTGAAGAGCCTTTCCACTCCGCAATTTAAAGTAATGAAAAAAGCTCTTCCGGGGCCTTTTACTTTTATTCTAAATTCCAGTTCCAAAGTCCCTAAAATACTCGGCAGAAAGAAAAAAACCGTTGGTATCAGGGTTCCTGACAATAATATACCAAGACAAATTGTCAAAAGTTTAGGCAATCCGATTATCACCACTTCGATCATAGACGAAGATGAGATTTTAGAATATTCCACCGATCCGGAATTGATTTATGAAAAATATCAAAACCAAGTGGATATAATCATTGATGGCGGATACGGCAATAACATAGCCTCTACCATTGTCAATGCAACCACTGATTCATTCGAAGTAATCAGAGAG
The Aureibacter tunicatorum DNA segment above includes these coding regions:
- a CDS encoding L-threonylcarbamoyladenylate synthase, with translation MAAEFVKLYPDNPQEKIIEKVSNTLKSGGVVIYPTDTVYAIGCDIFNSKAIEKVAQIKNMKAKEAEFSFICFDLSDISQYVKSLSTPQFKVMKKALPGPFTFILNSSSKVPKILGRKKKTVGIRVPDNNIPRQIVKSLGNPIITTSIIDEDEILEYSTDPELIYEKYQNQVDIIIDGGYGNNIASTIVNATTDSFEVIREGLGDISQYI